Proteins encoded in a region of the Malaciobacter mytili LMG 24559 genome:
- a CDS encoding response regulator: MSNNLIINKKFKILIVEDELVFAMAIESKLKKIGLNLSKIATSANVAIIYAQNNYPDLALIDINLNSSKTGIDVANYLWKNLNIPIIFLTSYYDDKIIKQAMECEPYAYLLKPCRQEELKVAINTTLHKHYFFFKNRKIFNQQKKEFIYFENNLKYSKTTSELFVNDIVFKLTKNEKKFFEILTKYAGKVISFNTIYNFIWREDVYDLSKLRSLVYRLKVKLGCNLFENFYEQGYRIKNIEKLI, encoded by the coding sequence TTGTCAAATAATTTAATTATAAATAAAAAATTTAAAATATTAATTGTTGAAGATGAATTAGTTTTTGCAATGGCAATAGAATCCAAACTTAAAAAAATTGGACTTAATCTTAGTAAAATAGCTACTTCTGCAAATGTTGCAATTATTTATGCTCAAAATAATTATCCTGATCTTGCTTTAATTGATATTAATTTAAATAGTTCAAAAACAGGAATTGATGTGGCAAACTATTTATGGAAAAATCTTAATATTCCTATAATATTTTTAACTTCATATTATGATGATAAAATTATTAAGCAGGCAATGGAGTGCGAGCCTTATGCTTATTTACTAAAACCTTGCAGACAAGAAGAATTAAAAGTTGCTATTAATACAACTTTACATAAACATTATTTCTTTTTTAAAAATAGAAAAATATTTAATCAACAAAAAAAAGAGTTTATATATTTTGAAAATAATCTAAAATACAGTAAAACTACTTCTGAATTATTTGTTAATGATATAGTTTTTAAACTAACAAAAAATGAAAAAAAATTTTTTGAAATTCTTACAAAATATGCAGGTAAAGTTATAAGTTTTAATACTATTTATAATTTTATTTGGCGAGAAGATGTATATGATTTATCAAAACTAAGATCACTTGTTTATAGATTAAAAGTTAAATTAGGATGTAATCTTTTTGAAAACTTTTATGAACAAGGATATAGGATAAAAAATATTGAAAAACTTATTTGA
- a CDS encoding M23 family metallopeptidase, which translates to MKNRLIITVSDVSGTKSYNVHQFIRKFVVIFSIIALFVLGLSFWLITYLHSEVSNIKESKREEIAQLTKKEKELLAQNSFYSKQIQGKIEDIEELSSKLDHLEEIIGIKKDEDIDLIKRATLATMTTVEKVYMLRTIPNGSPLKLTRVTSNYGYRIHPISNKKIFHRGIDLKAAMRTEIFATADGVVSYVEPNDRGGFGRVIKIMHGYGFQTLYAHLNKTKVKIGQVVKKGDLIGLSGNSGNSSGPHLHYEMRYGTKVLNPRDFIFWDIKNYESIFKKQRRIPWESLVNLISEHNKIVRQ; encoded by the coding sequence ATGAAAAATAGGTTAATCATCACAGTATCTGATGTAAGTGGTACAAAATCATATAATGTACATCAGTTTATAAGAAAATTTGTAGTTATATTTTCGATTATTGCACTTTTTGTTTTAGGGCTTAGTTTTTGGCTTATCACATATTTGCATAGTGAAGTGTCAAATATTAAAGAATCAAAAAGAGAAGAGATTGCACAATTAACTAAAAAAGAAAAAGAATTATTAGCTCAAAATAGTTTTTATTCAAAGCAGATACAAGGTAAAATTGAGGATATAGAAGAACTTAGTTCTAAATTAGACCATCTTGAAGAGATAATTGGTATAAAAAAAGATGAGGATATAGACTTAATTAAAAGGGCAACACTAGCTACAATGACTACTGTTGAAAAAGTTTATATGTTAAGAACTATACCAAATGGAAGTCCTTTAAAACTCACAAGAGTTACTTCAAATTATGGTTATAGAATCCACCCTATTTCAAATAAAAAAATATTTCATAGAGGAATTGATTTAAAAGCAGCTATGAGAACAGAAATTTTTGCAACTGCTGATGGAGTTGTTAGTTATGTGGAACCAAATGATAGGGGTGGTTTTGGGCGAGTTATTAAGATAATGCATGGATATGGTTTCCAAACTCTTTATGCTCATTTAAATAAAACAAAAGTTAAAATAGGTCAAGTTGTAAAAAAAGGAGACCTAATTGGTCTTAGTGGAAATAGTGGAAATAGTTCTGGACCACATTTACACTATGAAATGAGATATGGAACAAAAGTATTAAATCCAAGAGATTTTATTTTTTGGGATATTAAAAATTATGAATCTATTTTCAAAAAGCAAAGGAGAATTCCGTGGGAATCTTTGGTAAATCTAATAAGCGAACACAACAAAATAGTGCGACAGTAA
- a CDS encoding bactofilin family protein, producing the protein MGIFGKSNKRTQQNSATVIAQGTCIIGGISTEGTVHIDGKFEGVILEADVITIGQTGEVIGDIKANNLIVSGLFDGKIDCNEVHVLSTGKVIGEIKYNELVIEENGKFEGRGIRKSSSLTSRYGEIEQKINNIIISPTPISHDKNS; encoded by the coding sequence GTGGGAATCTTTGGTAAATCTAATAAGCGAACACAACAAAATAGTGCGACAGTAATTGCACAAGGTACTTGCATAATTGGTGGAATAAGTACAGAAGGGACTGTTCATATTGATGGTAAGTTTGAAGGTGTTATTTTAGAAGCTGATGTAATTACAATTGGTCAAACTGGTGAAGTAATCGGTGATATTAAAGCAAATAATTTAATTGTTAGTGGGCTTTTTGATGGAAAAATAGATTGTAATGAAGTACATGTTTTATCAACAGGAAAAGTAATAGGTGAAATTAAATATAATGAACTTGTTATTGAAGAGAATGGTAAGTTTGAAGGTAGAGGTATTAGAAAAAGTTCAAGCTTAACAAGTAGATATGGTGAAATTGAACAAAAAATCAATAATATCATAATCTCACCAACACCAATTAGTCATGATAAAAATTCGTGA
- a CDS encoding DEAD/DEAH box helicase, giving the protein MIKIREKLNQLYQEKLKIEEEIRLLESKLHDTKKHLSKYEKIDLFKDLFVSRTDIFAKKWISKDGKKEGFFPVTQTFKAEDYLPLTNNEIEQHLRGLCFLASYVIDNTNQCKYIVLEILQEDKFKLQIALNSLNIRAYYEVSQHNSLKAWIFFEEKVSAKIANSLAKTIIKKAAISAKVFPNEEFATKASLGSSITLPLQLKFRKEHKTEFIDINTSKVYEDQWSVLSNVLKIKKAEILKLTQSDDVSSFDSDTFESIEYPQVLLNLIIYDFLYIPTKDLSKSFLNKLKAFASFDNPQIKVLLSLRKPLYNTPRVIKNFEEDEKYLKLPRGLIYKVLEYFDKHNIKYKLEDKKFLEKIETKKITFTLREEQQEAIKNILKTDFSICVAPPGFGKTLIGAKMTELRACSTLIVVNKNMLLTQWIQRFVDYFGYEKKDIGYLGKGKNKLTGIIDVATMQSLKNDASIINNYSFVIVDECHHIPAVTFEQIIKQFHGKYVLGLSATPKRKDGLDPILFQQLGNISYEYKKKKSGYNDLLVIKTQFSSQADNYATLINELCSNQTRNNLILEQIKQNIKRKILVLSDRIEHLNLLEAMLKQEGIDYVCIHGSMNKKEQSENMQQVETKSLILATTSYFGEGIDFPHLNTILFATPISYYGRLIQYLGRIGRDGQECLAIDFLDSKNAMLNSAFKKRLEGYKQMHYKQIIGR; this is encoded by the coding sequence ATGATAAAAATTCGTGAGAAATTAAATCAACTATACCAAGAAAAACTTAAAATTGAAGAAGAGATTAGACTTTTAGAGTCTAAGCTTCATGACACAAAAAAACACCTTTCAAAATATGAAAAAATAGATTTATTTAAAGATTTATTTGTAAGTAGAACAGATATTTTTGCTAAAAAATGGATTAGTAAAGATGGGAAAAAAGAAGGTTTTTTCCCTGTTACTCAAACCTTTAAAGCTGAAGATTATCTTCCTTTAACTAATAATGAAATAGAACAACATTTAAGAGGTTTATGCTTTTTAGCTTCTTATGTTATAGATAATACTAACCAATGCAAATATATTGTTTTAGAAATTTTGCAAGAGGATAAGTTTAAACTTCAAATAGCTTTAAATTCTTTAAATATTAGAGCTTATTATGAAGTTTCACAGCATAATAGTTTAAAAGCTTGGATATTTTTTGAAGAAAAAGTAAGTGCAAAAATTGCAAATTCTTTGGCTAAAACTATTATAAAAAAAGCAGCAATTAGTGCTAAAGTTTTTCCAAATGAAGAGTTTGCAACAAAAGCTAGTTTAGGTTCAAGTATTACTTTGCCTTTACAATTAAAGTTTAGAAAAGAGCATAAAACAGAATTTATAGATATAAATACTTCAAAGGTTTATGAAGATCAATGGAGTGTTTTATCAAATGTATTAAAAATAAAAAAAGCTGAGATATTAAAGCTTACACAAAGTGATGATGTAAGTAGTTTTGATAGTGATACTTTTGAAAGTATTGAATATCCACAAGTTTTATTAAATTTAATAATTTATGATTTTTTATATATTCCTACAAAGGATTTATCAAAATCATTTTTAAATAAATTAAAGGCATTTGCTTCTTTTGATAATCCACAAATAAAAGTGCTTTTATCTTTAAGAAAACCTTTATACAATACTCCAAGGGTAATTAAAAACTTTGAAGAAGATGAAAAGTATCTAAAATTGCCAAGGGGTTTAATTTATAAAGTTTTAGAGTATTTTGATAAACATAATATAAAATATAAGCTTGAAGATAAAAAATTTTTAGAAAAAATTGAAACTAAAAAAATTACTTTTACTTTAAGAGAAGAACAGCAAGAAGCTATAAAAAATATTTTAAAAACAGATTTTTCTATATGTGTTGCACCTCCTGGTTTTGGTAAGACTTTAATTGGTGCAAAAATGACAGAACTTAGAGCTTGTTCCACATTAATAGTAGTAAATAAAAATATGCTATTAACTCAATGGATTCAAAGATTTGTTGATTATTTTGGATATGAAAAAAAAGATATAGGATATTTGGGCAAAGGGAAAAATAAATTAACTGGAATTATTGATGTTGCTACAATGCAAAGTTTAAAAAATGATGCTTCAATTATAAATAATTATTCATTTGTAATTGTAGATGAATGTCATCATATTCCAGCAGTTACCTTTGAGCAGATAATAAAACAATTTCATGGTAAATATGTTTTAGGTCTTAGTGCAACTCCAAAAAGAAAAGATGGTCTTGATCCAATTTTATTTCAGCAACTTGGAAATATCTCTTATGAATATAAAAAGAAAAAGAGTGGTTATAATGATTTATTAGTTATAAAAACACAATTTTCAAGTCAAGCAGATAATTATGCAACCTTGATAAATGAACTTTGTTCTAATCAAACTAGAAATAATTTAATTTTAGAGCAAATAAAACAAAATATTAAAAGAAAAATTTTGGTATTAAGTGATAGAATAGAACATTTAAATCTCTTGGAAGCTATGTTAAAACAAGAGGGAATCGACTATGTTTGTATTCATGGAAGTATGAATAAAAAAGAACAAAGTGAAAATATGCAGCAAGTAGAAACCAAAAGTTTGATACTTGCAACTACTTCATACTTTGGTGAAGGTATAGATTTTCCTCATTTAAATACAATTTTATTTGCAACTCCTATTTCTTACTATGGAAGACTTATACAATATTTAGGAAGAATAGGAAGAGATGGACAAGAGTGTTTAGCAATTGATTTTTTAGATTCAAAAAATGCAATGTTAAATTCAGCTTTTAAAAAAAGGCTTGAAGGATATAAACAGATGCATTACAAACAAATTATAGGAAGGTAA
- the lptE gene encoding LPS assembly lipoprotein LptE has translation MKKSLLVLLFFIVILFSGCGYKPSSYYAKEQINGNVFVDLYVDLKDPKNAVLIKDAMNEILVHRLNAKLVDNRKDADTIMKLRLGSVSLSESSYDDEGYTKLYKAYVSVFVSYENAKVKNAFTVTGTHDFSLDNSATITDTKRFEAIKIAASKALEEVISKIAVYSFKK, from the coding sequence ATGAAAAAAAGTCTATTAGTACTATTATTTTTTATTGTTATACTTTTTTCAGGATGTGGATATAAGCCATCTAGTTATTATGCAAAAGAGCAAATAAATGGTAATGTTTTTGTAGATTTATATGTAGATTTAAAAGATCCAAAAAATGCTGTATTAATTAAAGATGCAATGAATGAAATTTTAGTACACAGACTTAATGCAAAATTAGTTGATAATAGAAAAGATGCAGATACTATAATGAAACTTAGATTAGGTTCTGTATCTTTAAGTGAATCTTCATATGATGATGAAGGATATACAAAACTATATAAAGCATATGTAAGTGTTTTTGTTTCTTATGAAAATGCTAAAGTAAAAAATGCATTTACTGTAACTGGTACACATGATTTCTCACTGGATAATAGTGCAACTATAACAGATACAAAGAGATTTGAGGCTATTAAAATAGCAGCATCTAAAGCTTTAGAAGAGGTAATATCAAAAATAGCTGTTTACTCTTTTAAAAAGTAG
- a CDS encoding folylpolyglutamate synthase/dihydrofolate synthase family protein gives MQENLKNCTLEKFLEHKTLYYDKIDFSIVKNSWEILKNHIKLPFVIHIVGTNGKGSTGRFLAHYLYKKEYKVLHYSSPHISKFNERIWINGSDVSDNNLEEAHKKIQNILPLELLQKLTYFEYTTLIALFLSSNFDYIVLEAGLGGEFDATNVVENNLSLITTIDLDHQSFLGNSVEEIARTKMRACNNHMIVGYQIHNKVKLEAFKVKEQLEQEFGYLIDITFVEEFEKYTINDKFAKYLKRNLHLVIEALKYLKIDIDIKLFDDVTLQGRCQKIAPNITIDVGHNPLAAQVLKSEFEHKKIILIYNSYEDKDYKEVLRILKPIIKELIILEIEDKRIANKNNLLNICKDYNIMTTFNLEIKENEEYLVFGSFLVIEKFLKLIGFNEK, from the coding sequence ATGCAAGAAAATTTAAAAAATTGTACTTTAGAAAAGTTTTTAGAACATAAAACTTTATATTATGACAAAATAGATTTCTCAATAGTAAAAAACTCTTGGGAAATCTTAAAAAATCATATAAAACTTCCTTTTGTTATACATATAGTTGGAACAAATGGTAAAGGAAGTACAGGGAGATTTTTAGCTCATTATTTATATAAAAAAGAGTATAAAGTTCTTCATTATAGTTCACCACATATTTCTAAATTTAATGAAAGAATTTGGATAAATGGAAGTGATGTTAGTGATAATAATTTAGAAGAAGCTCATAAAAAAATACAAAATATCTTACCTCTAGAACTTTTGCAAAAGCTTACATATTTTGAATATACTACTTTAATAGCTCTATTTTTAAGCTCAAATTTTGATTATATTGTATTGGAAGCTGGACTTGGTGGTGAGTTTGATGCCACAAATGTTGTAGAAAATAATTTAAGTTTAATTACAACAATTGATTTAGACCATCAATCTTTTTTAGGTAATAGTGTAGAAGAAATTGCAAGAACAAAAATGCGAGCTTGCAATAACCATATGATAGTTGGTTATCAAATTCATAATAAAGTAAAACTCGAAGCTTTTAAAGTAAAAGAACAATTAGAACAAGAGTTTGGATATTTAATTGATATTACTTTTGTTGAAGAGTTTGAAAAATATACAATAAATGATAAATTTGCTAAATATTTAAAAAGAAATCTTCATTTAGTAATAGAAGCTTTAAAATATCTAAAAATTGATATTGATATAAAATTATTTGATGATGTAACTTTACAAGGAAGATGTCAAAAAATTGCACCAAATATTACAATAGATGTGGGACATAACCCTTTGGCTGCGCAGGTTTTAAAATCAGAGTTTGAACATAAAAAAATCATTTTGATATATAACTCTTATGAAGATAAAGATTATAAAGAGGTTTTAAGAATACTAAAACCTATAATAAAAGAGCTAATTATATTGGAAATTGAAGATAAAAGAATAGCAAATAAAAATAATTTATTAAATATTTGTAAAGATTACAATATAATGACAACTTTTAATCTTGAAATAAAAGAAAATGAAGAATATTTAGTATTTGGTTCTTTTTTAGTAATTGAAAAATTTTTAAAATTAATAGGGTTTAATGAAAAATAG
- a CDS encoding cation:proton antiporter: MLGIIVWTIFIAVVVNLILKRFNLPTIIGYIVTGTIIAYLFDLHAAVNNHDLKEIAEFGVVFLMFTIGLEFSLEHLNKMKKEVLVTGSLQILVTTTFVVLICMYILNFDYKTSLILGAALSLSSTAIVLKIYNENGDIKKPYGRRVLGILIMQDIAVIPILLMISIFSMGDDKSVANIIFETTIAAMILILLLYVSGRYLLEPFFEYVSQSKSEELFVGSVLLIAIGASYLAHYFGFSYSLGAFIAGMMISETKFKHQVEADLIPFRNLLLGVFFITVGMQINFTVIAQNIVTILILLPILLGLKYIIIYLIVRIDDTKRVAFKTALSLVQIGEFSLAVLELARSKSLIDPTYSQVLIVTIVISMILTPIVLKNLSSFASKLIPEDTMQILNTLQVDSDTQGHIVVIGYGHLGQEIVKKLKEEHRNYVIIEHNMKYYKIGKDENEPIIFGNAASKTILKSVNIKKCSATIVAIDNPEKLHLICEVINDLIDNSKTIVKVGRPSEKKELEGLNLEHIIVEDEVLSKAIVEETRSCQLPIFKNI, translated from the coding sequence ATGTTAGGAATTATTGTTTGGACAATTTTTATTGCAGTTGTAGTTAATCTTATTTTAAAAAGATTTAATTTACCTACAATTATAGGATATATAGTAACAGGTACTATTATTGCATATTTATTTGATTTACACGCGGCTGTAAATAATCATGACTTAAAAGAAATAGCCGAGTTTGGTGTTGTTTTTCTAATGTTTACAATTGGTTTAGAGTTCTCCCTAGAACATCTAAATAAAATGAAAAAAGAAGTGCTTGTTACAGGTTCTTTACAAATATTAGTAACTACAACTTTTGTAGTATTAATTTGTATGTATATTTTAAACTTTGATTATAAAACTTCTTTGATTTTAGGAGCTGCATTATCTTTATCTTCAACAGCTATTGTACTTAAAATATATAATGAAAATGGAGATATAAAAAAGCCTTATGGAAGGAGAGTTTTAGGTATTTTAATTATGCAAGATATTGCTGTTATTCCAATACTTTTAATGATCTCTATTTTTAGTATGGGAGATGATAAATCTGTTGCTAATATAATTTTTGAAACTACTATTGCAGCTATGATTTTAATACTTTTATTATATGTATCTGGAAGATACCTTTTAGAACCATTTTTTGAATATGTAAGTCAATCAAAATCTGAAGAGTTATTTGTAGGTTCAGTTTTATTAATAGCAATAGGGGCCTCATATTTAGCTCATTATTTTGGTTTTTCATATTCTTTAGGAGCTTTTATTGCTGGTATGATGATTAGTGAAACAAAGTTTAAGCATCAAGTTGAAGCAGACTTAATACCTTTTAGAAACTTATTGCTTGGAGTTTTCTTTATAACTGTTGGTATGCAAATAAACTTTACAGTAATTGCTCAAAATATAGTTACGATTTTAATATTACTTCCAATTTTACTTGGATTAAAGTATATTATTATTTACTTAATTGTTAGAATTGATGATACAAAAAGAGTTGCATTTAAAACAGCCTTATCTTTAGTTCAAATTGGTGAATTCTCTCTTGCTGTTTTAGAATTAGCAAGAAGTAAATCTTTAATTGATCCAACATATTCTCAAGTACTTATAGTAACAATAGTTATTTCTATGATTTTAACACCAATCGTACTTAAAAATCTTTCATCTTTTGCTTCAAAATTAATTCCAGAAGATACTATGCAAATATTAAATACTTTACAAGTTGATTCTGATACACAAGGGCATATTGTAGTAATTGGATATGGTCATTTAGGACAAGAAATTGTAAAAAAGTTAAAAGAAGAGCATAGAAATTATGTAATTATTGAGCATAATATGAAGTATTATAAAATAGGTAAAGATGAAAATGAACCAATTATTTTTGGAAATGCTGCAAGTAAAACTATTTTAAAATCTGTAAATATTAAAAAGTGTTCAGCAACAATTGTAGCTATTGATAACCCAGAAAAATTACATCTTATTTGTGAAGTTATTAATGACTTAATTGATAATAGTAAAACAATAGTAAAAGTTGGAAGACCAAGTGAGAAAAAAGAGCTTGAGGGGTTAAATTTAGAACATATTATTGTTGAAGATGAGGTCTTATCAAAAGCAATAGTAGAAGAGACAAGAAGTTGTCAGCTTCCAATTTTTAAGAATATATAA
- a CDS encoding TonB-dependent receptor domain-containing protein has translation MKIKKSLLSITIIATINNLSANNPSNMGEVTVISASGYEQKLVKAPASISVITQEQLHKNSYTNLLDAMRDIEGVDIGETRDKSGQGTISIRGMGGDYTLILIDGKKQNNNGDIYPNNFGGFQYVNIPPLEAIERIEIIRGPMSTLYGADAMGGVINIITKKTFTKWRGSFTQGQTFQTDNQFGNNKTSDFAIRGPIIKDKLGLSLRGSYYDKEASNPQTSSGTTFGGAGKTVDNQNWTLGASLTFTPSDKHILRFDYDIMKQKYDNTSSNVGTVDSKENLWFKRRGNFSPRVGYAPIQRMQREQYSILHEGFWEIGKSTIGIHHIKTSNNGRSLPLNPSERLFMNDLYANYSSLNDFETNGSSTQLAQFNSLLPRPKRVLESKNITYNGKIEIPFEKHFLVLGTQYIDAQLEDGVFGITNKTKKAVTSSYKQWALFLEDSWDILKDLTFTTGIRYDDHETFGSHLSPRAYLVYNANSNLIFKGGVATGYKTPKTTDLFSGITGFGGQGTLPWVGNPNLKPEESLNTEIAAYYQHNAGHDFNITLFKNNFNNKIESVNVQQNQLPSQWNTIASSMRQKQNIGNAQIKGIELSGKYKILDNLTIKANYTYTDSKRDDNKNPLSSTAKHLYSATLNWQTTSKWNNFLRIVGEKDRWRGDDKLKYYDNYQVFDLGTSYKISKDVIFNARINNLLDKDFTKMTSYKNDNGDTVETYAYNLAQKRRELWLSLNIKF, from the coding sequence ATGAAAATAAAAAAAAGTCTATTATCAATAACTATAATAGCCACAATAAACAACTTATCAGCAAATAATCCATCTAATATGGGGGAAGTAACCGTAATAAGTGCAAGTGGTTATGAACAAAAGTTAGTTAAAGCACCAGCAAGTATTTCTGTGATTACACAAGAGCAATTACATAAAAATTCATATACAAACTTACTTGATGCAATGAGAGATATTGAAGGAGTTGATATTGGAGAAACTAGGGATAAATCAGGACAAGGAACAATTAGTATTAGAGGAATGGGAGGAGATTATACTTTAATTTTAATTGATGGGAAAAAGCAAAACAATAATGGAGATATTTATCCAAATAATTTTGGAGGATTTCAGTATGTAAATATTCCTCCTTTAGAAGCAATTGAAAGAATAGAAATAATTAGAGGTCCTATGAGTACTTTATATGGTGCTGATGCAATGGGAGGAGTAATAAATATAATTACTAAAAAAACTTTTACTAAATGGAGAGGCTCATTTACACAAGGTCAAACTTTTCAAACAGATAATCAATTTGGAAATAATAAAACAAGCGATTTTGCCATAAGAGGTCCTATAATTAAAGATAAATTAGGATTAAGTTTAAGAGGAAGCTATTATGATAAAGAAGCTTCAAATCCCCAAACAAGTTCAGGTACAACTTTTGGAGGGGCAGGAAAAACTGTGGATAATCAAAATTGGACTTTAGGTGCAAGTTTGACTTTTACACCTAGTGATAAACATATTTTAAGATTTGATTATGATATTATGAAACAAAAATATGATAATACAAGCAGTAATGTAGGAACTGTTGATAGTAAAGAAAATTTATGGTTTAAAAGAAGGGGTAATTTTTCTCCAAGAGTTGGATATGCTCCTATTCAAAGAATGCAAAGGGAACAATACTCTATTTTACATGAAGGCTTTTGGGAAATAGGGAAAAGTACAATAGGTATTCATCATATAAAAACTTCAAATAATGGAAGAAGCTTACCATTAAACCCTTCAGAACGACTTTTTATGAATGATTTATATGCTAACTATTCAAGTTTAAATGATTTTGAAACCAATGGTTCAAGTACACAATTAGCACAATTTAATTCATTGTTACCAAGACCAAAAAGAGTCTTAGAGTCAAAAAATATAACCTATAATGGAAAAATTGAAATTCCTTTTGAAAAACATTTTTTAGTTTTAGGAACACAATATATTGATGCACAATTAGAAGATGGTGTATTTGGAATAACAAATAAAACAAAAAAAGCAGTTACAAGTTCATATAAGCAATGGGCACTATTTTTAGAAGATAGTTGGGATATACTAAAAGATTTAACATTTACCACAGGAATTAGATATGATGACCATGAAACTTTTGGAAGTCACCTTAGTCCAAGAGCTTATTTAGTTTACAATGCAAATTCTAACTTAATTTTTAAAGGTGGTGTTGCAACAGGATATAAAACTCCCAAAACAACAGATCTTTTTTCAGGAATTACAGGTTTTGGAGGACAAGGGACTTTACCCTGGGTTGGAAACCCAAATTTAAAACCCGAAGAGAGTCTAAATACAGAAATAGCTGCTTATTACCAACATAATGCTGGACATGATTTTAATATTACTTTATTTAAAAATAATTTTAATAATAAAATTGAAAGTGTTAATGTTCAACAAAATCAACTTCCTTCTCAATGGAATACAATTGCAAGTTCTATGAGACAAAAACAAAATATTGGAAATGCACAAATTAAAGGTATTGAACTATCAGGTAAATATAAAATTCTAGATAATTTAACAATTAAAGCCAATTATACTTATACTGATTCAAAAAGAGATGATAATAAAAATCCTCTTTCTTCAACAGCAAAACATTTATATAGTGCAACTTTAAATTGGCAAACAACTTCTAAATGGAATAATTTTTTAAGAATAGTAGGAGAAAAAGATAGATGGAGAGGAGATGATAAGCTAAAATATTATGATAACTATCAAGTATTTGATTTAGGAACATCATATAAAATATCTAAAGATGTAATTTTTAATGCAAGAATTAATAATTTATTAGATAAAGATTTTACAAAAATGACAAGTTATAAAAATGATAATGGAGATACTGTAGAAACTTATGCTTATAATCTTGCACAAAAAAGAAGAGAACTATGGCTAAGTCTTAATATTAAATTTTAA